CCTCTGGGCCTGCATTAGAGTCTTTGGCCTGTCTTCTGCTAAGTCAGCTCAGATGGTCACAATGTTCACTTCTGGATTTAGCATCCATGCATTTTCCATCAATATTTATGTacatcttcccttttctttgatCTGAAGGACACTCGTGGGTGCTGTTGAAAGCTGGCTTTAAAAACAGCTATCCTTGCAAGCCTTGCCCTAGAACTACCAAGAATTAAGTACTTTGCTTGCCTATTTCAGCATGGTATGGGCCTTTGCTTCTTGTCATTAGAAGGTGGTTGACAGGGACCATTTCTCTGCTTGAAGGTGACCATGAAGCCAGCTGCGCGGGCAGCTCCGCTCTCAGGGAGCAGCCTCCTGCCCACCTCACCAGTGAAATGCAGCGTGACCTTTCGCAGCCTCCTCTGCCAAGCAATCGTATTTGTGCTGGTCCCCTGAGCAATTTCTTGAGAAAGACTTCATGGAGGTTTCACATGCGTAGCTGATGGCTCCAGCTGGATAAGGAGATTAGGGATTGAGTTTGGCATAGTGATAACAACgtgtaaaaatgaaacaggatGCCATAGAAATATTACATAAGATAATTCTAGTTATCGCCTGTAAAGAATGTTCTGCTTGCTTCTGATTGCTCAtatcttctatttttatcaGTTTCCTTCTGCTTGTCTTTGTGCACGTTTCCCGGTGTAGCAGGTCTGACCCAACCAACTGCAAATAAAGATAACACTGATAACTATAAAgtgaggagggggggaaaactCACTTCAGACTTGCACACTCGGGCTGCCTTTGACTGTAAAGTATTTTCCAGATGGACTACTTAATACTAGGGGTTTGATCTCTCATACCTGCAGCCCTAAGGATATCTACTGGGTATAATGAAAAgccagctgctgcagatgcAAGTTCTCCATGAGGTGGGAAATAAGAACCAGGGCCTGAAGCTGTCTAGGCTGGcgagaggggagggaaggctTTGCAGTGAAGGCAAAGGATGAGCCCTCGGTTTGGGCTTCCTATGGGAAGGTTGTGCACTTCAGGCTACAGAGCAGCTACAGATCAGCACAGACTTGCTTCCCTGGGCTCTGTGCTGCCTGGATGTAAACAACTTCTAGCCACTGCTTATGGCGTATTGGTCTGAACCTCAGCACTACACTCATGCTTTCTTACAGCTAGAGCTGGTATCTGGCCATCTTAAAGCTGAGCTTGGGCCACCCATACACTCTGTGTGAGCCCACGCAGAGGTATCCTCAGGTAAACACACTCGCACTCCAGCAAATGACTGCGTGCTGCCAGAGAAGGGTAGCTGTGCCCTGCTGCATGCTGCACCCTGCTCCACACATGGCTGGGGAAGTCTTCTCCGGTAGAGGCATTGCAGATGACATTCCTGCAACAGCTTTGCAGGCATGGCCCGAAAAGTCATGCTTTATGTTTGTGGAGCTGCAGCTGTCACAGAGTTGCCCAGAGTCTGGGCTACCCAGACAGGTTTccagggcaggcaggaaaggggagaagagggagacCTCATCTACCCATGAGTCAGTGGCCACATAACCTTGTGAAAAACTTCGCTGGATCTTCTTCCCCCAAGGCGTGAAGACTGACTTTCCCCTTCGAGAGGTACGATGCAGAATCTTGTCCGCATTTGTGCTGtaccacagaatcacagaacggtaggggttggaagggacctctggagatcatctagtccaacccccctgctagagcaggatcacctagagcaggttgcacaggatcacatccaggtgggttctGAGTAACTCCAGAGAAGGaggctccacaacctctctgggcagcctgttccagtgctcggtcaccctcacagtgaagaagtttttcctcatgttcagatggaacttcctgtgttccagttcgtgcctgttgccccttgtcctgttgctggacaccactgaagagtctggccccatcctcttgacatccatcCTTTAGATACTTATgagcattgatgagatcccctctcggtcttctcttctccaggctaaacagacccagctctctcagcctttcctcctacaggagatgttccagtcccctcatcatccctgtagccctccgctggactctctccagtagttccctgtctttcttcaactggggagcccagaaatggacacagcactccagatgtggcctcaccagcgctgagtagagggggaggataacctccctcgacctcctggccacactcttctgaatgcccccaggataccattggccttcttggccacgagggcacactgctggctcatggagagcttgttgttgaccaggactcccaggtccttctctgcagaactGCTCCCCAGCAGgccaacccctaacctgtactggtgcatggggttattcctccctagatGCAGGACCCTAtgcttgcccttgttgaatttcattaggttcctctctgcccaactctagtctgtccaggtcttgctgaatggcagcacaaccttctggtgtgttggccactccttccagttttgtactgtcagcaaacttgctgatttacttataaatattttatctgtgtGGCTTTGCACCACACAACTTCCAGGTTAGTCTGCAACTGTACAAAACAGAACCTCTCAAAATATATACAGGAGAAAACCTGCTATATTGGGCTTTGATTTTGCTTGAGACCTTTGTGCATTACTACTATATGGCTGTTAACAATGTAGGGCTTAAattcaaaatgtcatttctaTATAATGCTGGCATTTCTATATATAATGTGATTTCTATTCTAAAAAAACATAAGTAGCCAGAGAGCAATACCTGTGCCTGGAGGTATGCGCATTAGGCCAACTGGCAGCAAGGCTACAGACTAGAATAAGCCACAGCTGATGAAGCCAGGCACTTTAGCTATTggggaacagagaaaaataaatctctgagAGTCTCCCTGGCTATTTTATGTTTCCTGAGCAAAAGACTTTTAAAGTTTGGGCCAAAGAAAGTCCAACACTTGCCTAATCAGTCTAAGATTCTTCAATCTCCCCAACAAGCAGGAAATCGGAAAACGTGAGCTCTGTGTGATGGTAATTATAGGAGAGGTTTGTTGCTGGCCTTTGGTGTATGGCAAAGATGACGAGCAAGTGAACTAATCACACATTTCTAGGCACTCCTTGGCCAGTGAATGCTCTTTCTCCTATTACATGAAGTCAGAGATGGGTCCCTTGTCAGCCATCCTTCATGAATCAGTGCTAATGACAGAGGAAATGGGAGACGTGTTTACAAGCCCTGGAGGATGCTCAGCAAGGCAGGCTGCAGCTTGACTCACACTTTACATCTCCCAAACTGTTATTACATAATCCAGAGCTATATAGAAATGGATTTCAGAGCCTTTTTCAAGGAGTGCATGCAAAGAGACCTGGCTGACCTTAAGATCTCATGACATGTACTCCTACATCTCTTGTGATCAGAATGATCCTTTCCAgccttaaaaaaatctcatcaaCAGAGCAGTCCATGAAGGCTAGCTACCCAACCGATGCCTTGTGCAGAGTCACTGGCGCCAGCTGGGTACAAgatcttcttcctttgctgggGGGACTGCTACCCCACAGCTATTTCTCCCCTTTTGCCAGGCTCAGTGTTGTttcgggggggggtgtgtgtgtgtgtgtgtgtgtgtgtgcaacaAAACCCGAGCCCCCATGGGacaggtgctgctggggctgcggTGGCAAGCTGTGTGCAACGTGTGCTCGAAGGCTGCAGCTGGGATCGCTGCAACAAACGCTGGAGCCAAGCTTGCCTGGGGTATTGCAAACCCTGGGAGTTTACTTGAGGTGAGGAATTTGTTCCTGACATTTTGATATTTCTCCAGATGTAGGTATACCAAGAGATATCCCAGCACCCAGGCCTGGCCCTGGTTAATAGAGTGTAGAAAGGGGACGGGTGAGTGGGTGCCTGTTGGGGAGTATCAGCACTCTTTCTGCAAGCTTGTGAAAgagtttaagagaaaaaaacatctgaagCCAACAGCACAGTTtgtaattcatattttattgctttgtacAAGTGAAAAAATAGGGGAAAAAGGAGAACTACAGGACTAAAAAGTTATGTGAAAGGCCACAGTGGGAGTCCACAACCGCCACTGAAGAATGATTTGTAGCCTGGTGGCACAGGAAAGTGTTATGACTAAGACACAGTGgttcctctcttttttaaataaataaaacagcagagctcaaaaaaaaaaaaaaaagtggaagccAACTAATGCTGACAATCACCCTTGTCACAAATAACTACACTGAGGCTATTAAAATAAGGTGACCAGCAAGTGCCTAGATCCAAAATACCTGAAAACActtggggtggagggggagctgcaggagggagcctTTTTGACAAGCTTCATGTTCAAAggttttaatgtaattaaaagccatttttgATGCAAGTTTAAACGTTGTCAGCAATGCTGCACAGGTCTGCCTCTGGAGAACCGGCAAGCAAGAGCATTTGCACTCTCACAGCTGGAGGGAAACGCAAGTAATAAACTGACTACACAATGAGATCCCAAAAGAGCAGTGCCCAAGCTGAGAAGTCAACATTTTTCCAAAGCCTGGCTTTGGTTTACATTCCTCTAGAGGAAAAAGTGACTCAGATAATTAAGCTGATGGAGATTTTCCAAGCTGTTCAAGACATTGTAAACATGTATCTTCTCCTCAGCTTAATGGTGGGCaccatataaatatattttaaaaaaaataccctgcatttttaattgttctaaGTATTCCGGGAGCACAAACATGGCTAGAATATTTAATGAAAGAGCAGTGCTAAAAAAGTACTTATGTATGGAAAGGGGATGTTCTGTGACTTGTATCGCTTGTCCGTCCAAATATGTGGGTATCTAtctgcccctgctctgccctcgCCTTTCCTTTGAAGCGGCTGCTCTGCATGACTTTCAAGCCTTTCCcactcctctttcctctccagAAACTAAAAATGGGATGTGTATCTGTAGAGCAGAAATAAACCCCCGCTCCCACCCAGACCATTTCTTCTTTGAtcccaaacaagaaaacaggcTTCAAGCTGGCGAGGTTGCTATTCTGAGTAACGCAATGTCCAGGGGAGCCATATTTCTCCCTTTTGACAGAGACAGCTGATAGCTGCTGCCGCAGAAGACGAGTTCGGCTGCCGCCATTCCCCCCACGGCTTGGCAGGCATTGCCCCGCCGAAGGAGGGAGTGAGGAGGAAAACCTTGCTGGCACGGACCTCACGTTGGGTACCACGATAGATGAACAGCTGTACCGAGGGAGACTGCTCCTGGGAGCTGGAGCAAGTGCTCACAGGATTCACGCTAAGCACAGACATAAGCTATGATGGTGATTAAATATCAGACAGTTTGTGGAACTGCTCTTCACAGAATGGAAATTCACTTTCCAACCAAGGGTCTTGCGCAATAATCAAATGTGATTGAAACTCTTGAAATGTTACACACTTGCATGGTATAGACCCTGTGGGCTGCTGAATCTTTGTACAAGGGTGGGTTTTGCTGCCAGAATGAACCCCTATCcgtgagaaagaaaaccaaaagtaGGGGGCAAGACAGGTCTCGGTTACCTGCTAGGAATTTGGGACAGTCATAGAAAAATTTCTCTCCAAAGCCtgcatttttccacagaaatggTTTTCAGCAAAAAACCTGTAATCTTTTTCTAAAACTTTATCTCAAAGAGGTGCATGATTCTGGAAGAAATAGGTCATCCACAACATTGTACactttataaaattattattctatGCTggacaaaaatgcaaatgaaatatttcagctactttttcttggaagaaactGGTCTTACTTGAAAATTATTGCCCAAACTATACTTGGCTGTTAATGCCTCTAGCGTATGTTTGATccaatttggttttaattacatGGACTACTGCAAGCGTTCACACTGGCAATGAACACCAACATTTGCTTATTTCACTAGGTGAAGCTGATGAGTCCATGATACtcctgctgtgtcccctccttCTTGACCTGAGAGTGATTCCAACAAGGTACTAGCGGCCAGGCACTTTTGCATCACCAGAGCCATCAGCTTTACCATCAGTTCATGGTTATTCAGCGTGATTGAGGCCATCGCCTGCGGCTCTGCAGACGGGCAAGCAGCTAGCCTGGTTCATACCGGGTATCATTCAGGTTTCCCCTGTGCAAAGTGCAATCCTTTCTCCCATTTTGCTAGGAAGACTTCGCCTCAGGAATCTGCGTGCTTGGCTGCTCCACGGCCAGCCTGTTTTCAaagacacagcacagcttgTAATTTTCTATGAGCTTGGCTTGAAAATACTCCCTGTCCTTCTTGTGCCAAATGTCTGTGGCAATGTAGGTGTTGTAGGGGTCTTGGGAGtcctccagcctcctgctgagGATGTTGGTCAGCATGACTCCCACTGTGAAGAAGCCAAAGAGGCCGACCAGCAGCAGCACGTAGACGATTTCCAGGTTGCTGCTGGCACTTTGGACCTGGGAAGGTGCAGAGCTATTCATCTGCTCCAGGTAGTCTTGAAGCAGCTTGGAGAGGAGTGAATTCAGGGCTGTGTTGTTAGACAGGACCAACATCTTGTTCTTCTGTCCTTGgcacttctttcttccttatttgtagttttttctagaaaagcataaaaatcaGGGACATGCCAGATAAATCATTGGATAAAGGTGCGATTCTCTCTATCTCCCTTTACTGgttcccctcctcagcaaggaaACTACCTCGGGGTAGCTGGACCAGCCTGGAGGGATCTCTTCACCTCCTGTTTCCAAGCCAGGCCAACTCGGCTGAGTCCACCCCCCATAAACGCTTGCCTTGCAAAGCCTCCTCAGTCCTCACACACAATCTGTTGCAGCTGTTGGCCACTCACATGGATACCTCAGCCAGGACTCCCATGCTGCTATTTAAAGCCCATGGCatctccccccagcccccacagGCATGAGGAGTGTCTCACTCCCACTCGGCAGCAACTGCTTCTGGCTTTGAAGATTGTTATTATGGCTTCTCTTGGTCCTCTTTCCTCTACTTTCAGCTTAGGGATtgaatttggaaacaaaacttcTGTACCTGAAACCACTGCAGAAAGCTCCTCATGTCCACCCCTGTTGAGGAGTCTTACCTTTCTTCTGGAGCTCTCATAATGATATACACCATGGAAAACTAAGCAATCAAACATCTGACAGAAATGTATCCCACACTAATTTAATGCAACGTCCCACCGGGCATTTGCCCAAGGAGCGGATACAGAGGGAGTTTATAGCAACTGCCTGCCCAGCggtggaaaggaaaagcatctCCCTTCATCCTCCCTCCTACAGACTGGCAGTTCTCCCCCAGGTGGTTCACTACTTTCTCCTCCAAACTAAACTGCTATGCAACCAATGTTTCATTGTCTGGTTAGGAGGACTTCCACTGGCATCCCTGCAGGTCAGGAATAGGCCAGGAGATGGTAACACCAAGAAGCACCTGAACGTCCAAAGCTTCCTAACTTTGACACTCTGCATTGACAGTCTTACACAAGAAGCTGAAGGgtccttttcccctttccaatGTCAGCTGTAAATCAGTTATTAAGAGCAATCCTATCAATCAGCACTGCATTGCCAAAGCCTCAGCAGCCAGGTAACATGACTGACAATCTCACTACAATGCCTAATTTAAATGTCTCTAGAAAATATAAGACAACAGTCTCCCTCTGTTTTTGCCCTTAGCACATCTGAATGAGGTACTGTTACTCAAGGTGACTTCTGTGACAGCAATCTTGTAATCATGTAAGATGGCTGTTAGTGCTTTCTACAGTTTTAAATCTGTGAGAGCAGGCCAGCATGTTAGCAAAAGCTTCTTCAGCATACTTaccttttgttgttttatttttttttaagaagacctatattgtaataatttataatatatCAAGAATGAAATGAACCCTTGGGCAGAAAGCCACTAACAGGCCTAGGCAGCAATTACACCCCTCCGTGACAGGCAACATTAATGATGCATAGATGTTGTGCAGGACCTCTGCAACGGGAGGGAGTTTAGCTGTGCACACAGCCTCCCGCTGCCGGTAATGACACTGCAGTAGATGAGATGTATCTGGAGGCTTCTTTGAATTGTCTGCACCTCGTTATGGCATAAATGCTGTAAAAGGAGATGCTGAGACAGAGGAAGCAAGAAGAGGACACTGATCTTATGACCCGCTGTCCCTTGTATGAAGAGCAGTTATTTACCCGGCGCATTCTGTGCCAGCAGGTGCTGTTGTGGCCGAATAAAGTACAGAATTAATGCAGACATGAATATGATCAAACATATACATGCAAATTAATAGCTACTGCAACTGCATGTCCTGATTTTTAGTCCAAACCCTTTTGCTAGACCTCCCAGCTGTGCAGTCACGGATTTGGTGCCGGGTCTCACCGAAAGTCAGGCGCTCAGCCCAGGATGATAAATTCTATGGAGAAAGCCCTGTCCTCCTCACCCGTGCCATCCCGAGGGACACGAGTGGCACCAGCCCGCACCAGATGACATCAGACTCCTCCTGGTGAGTGGGTGACCACTGGGTGCCCAGACCAGGCTCCTGTGGGCTCAGACCCACCCTGCTGCGAGCAAGCAGTTCCTTCCATGAGGCGCCTtgccagcaggaaaaataaGCGCCCATGAGAGTTATGCCTTGGTATTTTGGCTTTAAATAGAGCTGAGCCtgggggtggcagagggagACAAAAATCCCCTGTATGAAACAATATTCTGATccaatttatttcttcagttgcATGAGTCAAAGCTACAGGAAATAACATCTTGGCAGTTTGGGCTTAATAGTTAAAATCTATTCACATTTCACAGCTGTGTTCAGATCCTttaagaaggaaaggaagaaaaaaagaagtttaaaccTTTATCTGAGATTACTCCTCCTAAACGTGTAGAACGTGTCGACACTGTAAAATGTAAAACCATTTGCAAATCATTGCAATAACTTTCagacaaaacaaagaagaatttcaCTGGATCTCTCAACTGTTTCCGGAACGACAGGCAATCATTTCTCATAATAATTATCAGTAGCACTGACAACACTTCTGGTGCTGATGAATTGACATTTTGAGGCTGAATACCCTCAGCTATCTCCCTATACTCTTTTGGGAGGTTTCTGAGGGTTCCAAAGTGTTGCCCACTTCTGGGTTGCTTGCACGCTGGCGGGGCTGGAAGACAGCAGGGAGCTGAGTGGCCCCATCTCTGTAACCACATCAGATGGCAATAAGAGGAGAGGTtaagggagggagagagcacACTCCTGTTCCCCAGAAAATCTCCTCCTGAAATCTCAGCAAGCCTAAAGGCCTCATCTGCCACTGCAGAAGCCCTGTGGAACTCCTCTGAAATCCATACTGGGACTGGTTTAGAGATGGAGTATGAAGGACTGGGAAGAGCCACCTCTGTCACTGGCCTGCTCCATGACTGATGGTCACATCTCACTGTCCCAGAAACTCTGTTTTGACCACAACCAAAGTGGTTTTCTGCTCCCCACTGGTCTCCCCAGATGACTGCTGATGGGCTGCAGATCACGACCACTGCCCCAGTCCCCTCATGGGGCTCCCCTGCGGACCTCTGAGTTAAATCGTGCCCAGCCCTAAATCAGCATCCCTGTTTACCTGAGTTGCATCCTGATAAGTCAGGACCTCACCTGGGGTTGCAGTCACCTTCCCACACCATCCCACAGGAGATTTCATTGTGTGCTGGGAGGTCACCCCTCCTACTTCTTTTGAGAGGGCGAGCACTAAGCAGTGAACTGCCTGTGTTAAAAATTACCTGGGGCAAAATTTAACAGTTCAGCAACTTTTTTGCTGGCCAGGGATTCAGAGGGAATTCCCTAAGGTTGGCAGCAGCCTGGGCCACATCCTGCTCTCAGGTGCATTGCTGCTTCTCCGTCCATTACACTGAATACAGGTGACATAGAtctccaaaagaaaagcaataggCTCAGTGCAGGTTGCTTCCCAATGCGCGGGTTTCGCAGCAGTGCAGGTCTTCTGCTGGCATTGCCCAAGCTCATCTTTCATTAGGTGTCAACGATGACCTGAACCGCTGCCCCTTCGGTCGTGGTCTGTGGTGCTGAGCAGCACCACTGGAGCTGGCCCTTGCTCACTGAGGCTTATCCCTGTCCTCTCTGCTACCTGCCGTGTGGCCTCTCCTTCTCATGCCATGGATTTCTTGTGGGAGGTAGAGAAGGACCTCCTCTGAGTGATGTCTTCATGGAGAGGGTGAATTTAGGATGACAGGCAAGATGCCACAGGCAGGTTTCCAGAGTTGGGGAATGGCCAAAAGCAGGACTCTAGGAGACAGACCTACACCATAATGTCCCTGTGTGGCCAGATGGGTACAGCCTACAGTTTCTGCAGTCagtggagggaggaaaagcatCTGAAGGCAGCTTAATCACCCcttccaaagcattttaaaatattgcttataAATGAATGGGATGAACAGGTTCTCAGTAGGTGTAAAACCATGCATTTGATCTAACTTCAGTGAAGATCTGAGGATCCTAGACAATGTTTGCTTTCTCAGTCTGCTGGCCCATATTGCTTGGGATGCCTTTAACCTGAACATTGCTCTATGCAAAAGTTTCCCCAGGGATGTACTTACACAGGTGAGCTGTTCCTTGCAGTGGTCACACTCcactggtggggaaaaaaaacaacccaaaccccccaCCCCGTTCCCTCATACACCCCAAAGGTCCCTGTAGAGAGAAGAATGAGTCCTACTCTGATTATTCCCAAGCACACCAGAGTCTGTTCCTCAGCACCTCCCACCGTCCCTGTAGGAGCACCTGCTGCTCCCCCAAATCTCTGTGGCTTGGGCAAAAGGGAGGGGAGACCTACTAGAGATGGAAAGCTGCTCTCttgaaggaaaagtgaaaaaaaccccaaacctctggCAGCCACTTTGTTCATGGTGGCATCTTCCCTGAGGGGTGGAAGGAAAGCTGGCCCAGCACTGACTGTGAGAGCTGCCTCCTGATGGAGAGGGCTGAGGGGCCTCTGGCAGAGGGCATCTCTCAGGATTGCATTTTAACAGTTAACAGGAGGAATTAGGGAAGAAAGCTTTAAGCCACCAAGGCCCCTGGTTTAAAAAGGCTGCACGTGATGGAGGGCTGTGACAGTCAAGCTCAAGGGAAGACCAGTTACTCCTGGAGCTATGAAGCAGGACAGACTGTGGGACTGGAGGATGGAGATGCACAGGCAAGTGTGGATAGGTTCCATGTGCATCGTGTCTATCTGCCATCTCTGAAACTGTCCCTGAATGTGGCTGAGGCCATGTCTCTCCAGTATGACCATGCAATGACAAACCTACTCTTAATCTCTTGAACATCCAGATGCTTACAGCTATGGAGTGCTAGAGCTGCAAAAATGTAAGTCCATGAGACTGTCTGTGCGATGCGGAGCCTGACCCCTGTTTGAGTGTGAAGACAGGCCA
This sequence is a window from Balearica regulorum gibbericeps isolate bBalReg1 chromosome 1, bBalReg1.pri, whole genome shotgun sequence. Protein-coding genes within it:
- the KCNE1 gene encoding potassium voltage-gated channel subfamily E member 1; amino-acid sequence: MLVLSNNTALNSLLSKLLQDYLEQMNSSAPSQVQSASSNLEIVYVLLLVGLFGFFTVGVMLTNILSRRLEDSQDPYNTYIATDIWHKKDREYFQAKLIENYKLCCVFENRLAVEQPSTQIPEAKSS